From a region of the Microbacterium sp. nov. GSS16 genome:
- the lnt gene encoding apolipoprotein N-acyltransferase, with protein sequence MSDSRTTPSARPALPLWAAVAMAVIAGVLMALAFPAAAIWPLVFVSLAVLLPALRGRRVGGALLVGLGYGLVFFALQVSFTARYLGPVPWLALTVVEGVLTAVALVPISLAYRWLPAAWPRSRAVVLPFVVAGLWTTHELFLGNWPYGGFPWARLGMTQAQGPFAPVASWLGVSGLTFLMVAFVALLIELIRMRGWRRPTRLIAPAVTLLVLLLTPLFPTAASGEMRIAAVQGNGTTGYFDEREPYGVITAQTDATRSIGDADVDLLVWPEGGVDYDPFQDETTARRLTRLVNEFDAPLLANTATERGERIFNTSFLWTQDGDATQLHDKRHPVPFGEYVPDRDFYYALAPDLIGLIGREYTPGSNAPLMRVDGTGVGLAICFDVIYDEVIRESVTQGAEVLVFQTNNADFRGTDENLQQLAFARMRAIETGRSVVNVSTVGTSQIIRPDGSTVSTLDADEAGALLEDVELRSGLTAGVVLGPWVQLGMLISPAVLIVAGLLARRRR encoded by the coding sequence ATGAGCGATTCGCGCACGACGCCTTCGGCGCGCCCAGCGCTGCCGCTGTGGGCCGCCGTCGCGATGGCGGTGATAGCCGGTGTGCTCATGGCGCTCGCTTTTCCTGCCGCGGCGATCTGGCCGCTCGTGTTCGTCTCGCTCGCCGTGCTGCTGCCCGCCTTGCGTGGAAGACGGGTGGGCGGGGCTCTGCTGGTCGGCCTCGGCTACGGACTGGTGTTTTTCGCGCTGCAGGTCTCGTTCACGGCGCGCTACCTCGGTCCGGTGCCCTGGCTCGCTCTGACGGTCGTGGAGGGCGTGCTGACGGCTGTGGCGCTCGTGCCGATCAGTCTCGCCTATCGCTGGCTGCCCGCAGCCTGGCCCCGCAGTCGGGCTGTCGTGCTGCCCTTCGTCGTCGCAGGTCTCTGGACGACGCACGAGCTCTTCCTCGGCAACTGGCCCTACGGCGGGTTCCCCTGGGCGCGCCTCGGCATGACGCAGGCCCAAGGGCCGTTCGCGCCGGTCGCCTCCTGGCTGGGCGTGAGTGGCCTGACGTTCCTGATGGTCGCGTTCGTCGCGCTGCTGATCGAGCTGATCCGGATGCGGGGATGGCGACGTCCGACGCGCCTGATCGCCCCCGCTGTGACCCTGCTCGTGCTGCTGCTGACCCCGCTGTTCCCGACCGCTGCGTCCGGAGAGATGCGCATCGCCGCAGTGCAGGGCAACGGCACCACGGGGTACTTCGACGAACGCGAGCCTTACGGGGTGATCACCGCTCAGACGGACGCCACGAGGTCGATCGGCGACGCGGACGTCGATCTGCTCGTCTGGCCGGAAGGCGGCGTCGACTACGACCCGTTCCAGGACGAGACGACCGCGAGACGGCTTACCCGTCTGGTGAACGAGTTCGATGCGCCACTGCTGGCCAACACCGCCACCGAGCGCGGTGAGCGGATCTTCAACACGTCGTTCCTCTGGACGCAGGACGGGGATGCCACGCAGCTGCACGACAAGCGGCATCCGGTGCCCTTCGGCGAGTACGTCCCGGATCGCGATTTCTACTACGCGCTGGCCCCTGATCTCATCGGGCTGATCGGCCGCGAGTACACCCCCGGCAGCAATGCGCCGCTCATGCGCGTGGACGGAACGGGAGTCGGGCTCGCGATCTGCTTCGACGTCATCTACGACGAGGTCATCCGGGAGAGCGTGACGCAGGGCGCAGAGGTACTGGTCTTCCAGACCAACAACGCCGACTTCCGCGGCACGGACGAGAACCTGCAGCAGCTCGCGTTCGCCCGCATGCGGGCCATCGAGACCGGCCGCAGCGTGGTGAACGTTTCGACCGTGGGCACCAGCCAGATCATCCGGCCCGACGGATCGACCGTCTCGACCCTGGACGCCGATGAGGCCGGGGCGCTGCTCGAGGATGTCGAGCTGCGCTCCGGCCTCACGGCTGGGGTCGTGCTGGGGCCGTGGGTTCAGCTGGGGATGCTGATCTCGCCGGCCGTGCTGATCGTCGCCGGGCTGCTGGCCCGACGTCGACGCTGA
- a CDS encoding DEAD/DEAH box helicase, translating into MSSPAERYAAARAAAEHPHTQAFAERQRFALDPFQIDACYALERGRSVLVAAPTGAGKTIVGEFAIHLAMQTAGDKAFYTTPMKALSNQKFRELVDVYGADQVGLLTGDTNINGNARIVVMTTEVLRNMLYADSDALRGLRYVVMDEVHYLADRFRGPVWEEVILHLPEHVRLVSLSATVSNAEEFGDWLDTVRGDTDVIVSEIRPVPLEQHVLVRDDLLPLFDERAGIATAQVNQELLRIRSFTGSRHESNRRAQEYRSSKHAGREAHRPPRGGKRPVRASNVRRIERMDRPEVVRLLERANLLPAIFFIFSRVGCDAAVQQVRRSGVRLTTQEERTLIREIVTDRTRALQDEDLDVLGFWQWRDDLERGVAAHHAGMLPAFKEVVEELFQRKLVKAVFATETLALGINMPARTVVLEKMEKFNGEARVAITSGEYTQLTGRAGRRGIDIEGHAVVQWTEGMDPQAVAALASRRTYPLNSSFRPTYNMAVNLIDRFGRARAREILESSFAQFQADRSVVGLARKVREAEDSLAGYREAMTCEHGDFLEYAALRRELSDLEKKDRRDAGGRAVRDKRLKKIQGLRNRMRRHACHNCPDREAHARWAERYFSLKRDTDRIRRQIETRTGTVARIFDRVIDVLQVVGYLDGEGDRLSLTDAGRTMRRIYGERDLLVAESLRQGLWRTLDAPSLAAMASCLVYEPRRDEQNMGERGLPRGAFRIAYDATTRLWAELDDLEHDYSLPRTEPLAPGLAAAMHAWARGGSLDRVLIDADMAAGDFVRWAKQTIDLLDQLSMVAEDDELARTARRALDGVRRGIVVYTAV; encoded by the coding sequence ATGAGTTCACCGGCCGAGCGCTACGCTGCCGCCCGTGCAGCGGCCGAGCACCCGCACACGCAGGCCTTCGCAGAGCGTCAGCGTTTCGCGCTCGACCCGTTCCAGATCGATGCCTGCTATGCGCTCGAGCGCGGTCGCAGCGTGCTGGTGGCCGCTCCCACGGGGGCGGGCAAGACGATCGTCGGCGAGTTCGCCATTCATCTCGCGATGCAGACGGCGGGCGACAAGGCCTTCTACACGACGCCGATGAAGGCGCTGTCGAATCAGAAGTTCCGCGAACTGGTCGACGTGTACGGAGCAGACCAGGTCGGGCTGCTGACCGGCGACACGAACATCAACGGCAACGCGCGCATCGTCGTGATGACCACCGAGGTGCTGCGCAACATGCTGTACGCCGACTCCGACGCGCTGCGCGGGCTGCGGTACGTCGTGATGGACGAGGTGCACTACCTCGCTGACCGGTTCCGCGGGCCGGTATGGGAAGAGGTCATCCTCCACCTGCCCGAGCATGTGCGGCTCGTCTCGCTGAGCGCGACCGTGTCGAACGCCGAGGAGTTCGGCGACTGGCTCGACACCGTCCGCGGCGACACCGACGTGATCGTGTCCGAGATCCGCCCGGTGCCCCTCGAACAGCACGTCCTCGTGCGCGACGACCTGCTGCCGCTCTTCGACGAGCGCGCAGGCATCGCGACCGCGCAGGTGAACCAGGAGCTGCTGCGCATCCGCTCGTTCACCGGGTCACGCCACGAGAGCAACCGTCGCGCGCAGGAGTATCGCAGCAGCAAGCACGCCGGCCGTGAGGCGCATCGTCCGCCGCGCGGCGGGAAGCGCCCCGTGCGCGCGTCGAACGTGCGTCGGATCGAGCGGATGGACCGCCCCGAGGTGGTGCGGCTGCTCGAGCGGGCCAACCTGCTGCCGGCGATCTTCTTCATCTTCAGCCGGGTCGGCTGCGATGCGGCCGTGCAGCAGGTGCGCCGCTCGGGCGTGCGTCTCACCACCCAGGAGGAGCGCACACTGATCCGCGAGATCGTCACCGACCGCACACGCGCCCTGCAGGACGAGGATCTCGACGTGCTGGGCTTCTGGCAGTGGCGCGACGACCTCGAGCGCGGTGTCGCGGCTCACCACGCGGGGATGCTGCCCGCGTTCAAGGAGGTCGTCGAAGAGCTCTTCCAGCGCAAGCTCGTCAAGGCGGTCTTCGCGACCGAGACGCTCGCCCTGGGCATCAACATGCCGGCGCGCACGGTGGTGCTCGAGAAGATGGAGAAGTTCAACGGCGAGGCCAGGGTCGCGATCACGTCGGGGGAGTACACGCAGCTCACGGGTCGTGCGGGGCGCCGCGGAATCGACATCGAGGGGCACGCGGTGGTGCAGTGGACGGAGGGCATGGATCCTCAGGCCGTCGCGGCCCTGGCATCCCGCCGCACCTATCCGCTCAACTCCAGTTTCCGGCCGACGTACAACATGGCGGTCAATCTCATCGACCGGTTCGGCAGGGCCAGAGCGCGCGAGATCCTCGAATCGTCGTTCGCGCAGTTCCAGGCCGACCGCTCGGTGGTGGGGCTCGCGCGCAAGGTCCGCGAGGCCGAGGACTCGCTCGCCGGCTATCGCGAGGCGATGACCTGCGAGCACGGCGACTTCCTCGAGTACGCCGCGCTGCGGCGCGAGCTCAGCGATCTCGAGAAGAAGGACAGACGGGATGCCGGCGGCCGAGCCGTGCGCGACAAGCGCCTGAAGAAGATCCAGGGGCTGCGCAACCGGATGCGGCGGCACGCCTGCCACAACTGTCCCGACCGCGAAGCGCACGCTCGGTGGGCCGAGCGGTACTTCTCGCTCAAGCGCGACACCGATCGCATCCGACGTCAGATCGAGACGCGCACCGGCACGGTCGCGCGCATCTTCGACCGGGTGATCGACGTGCTGCAGGTGGTCGGCTACCTCGACGGCGAGGGCGATCGCCTGTCGTTGACCGACGCCGGCCGCACCATGCGGCGCATCTACGGCGAGCGCGATCTGCTCGTCGCCGAGTCCCTGCGTCAAGGGCTGTGGCGCACGCTCGACGCGCCGTCGCTCGCGGCGATGGCCAGCTGCCTGGTCTACGAACCGCGTCGCGACGAGCAGAACATGGGGGAGCGGGGTCTGCCCCGCGGCGCGTTCCGCATCGCCTACGACGCCACGACGAGGCTGTGGGCGGAACTCGACGATCTCGAGCACGACTACTCGCTGCCGCGCACCGAGCCGCTGGCACCGGGCCTTGCCGCAGCCATGCACGCGTGGGCGCGCGGCGGCTCGCTCGATCGGGTGCTGATCGACGCCGACATGGCGGCCGGCGACTTCGTGCGCTGGGCCAAGCAGACGATCGATCTGCTCGATCAGCTCTCGATGGTCGCCGAGGACGACGAGCTGGCCCGTACCGCTCGCAGAGCACTCGACGGCGTGCGGCGCGGCATCGTCGTGTACACCGCGGTGTGA
- the tatC gene encoding twin-arginine translocase subunit TatC — protein MSLGAHLLEFRKRLMLSAAGLLVGMIVAFLVTDPIIAFIVAPVNEVAKTRDGLVGLTFSSVTEPFDLRMRMAFSIGIFLSAPIWMWQIWAFIMPGLTRKEIRYTVGFIAAALPLFFAGCYVGTLIVPHIIELMATFTPDGANNLYAAKMYYDFVFKMMLVIGVAFVLPVFLVALNFAGILSGAAILKGWRVAVLIATTFAALATPAADVVSMLLLAGMLVVLYFAAAGLTVLLDKRRRKRRIAEGLEPDLPAA, from the coding sequence ATGTCGCTGGGGGCTCATCTTCTCGAGTTCCGCAAGCGCCTGATGCTCTCGGCCGCCGGCCTCCTGGTCGGCATGATCGTCGCGTTCCTGGTGACCGATCCGATCATCGCGTTCATCGTCGCACCGGTCAACGAGGTGGCGAAGACGCGCGACGGACTCGTCGGGCTCACGTTCTCTTCGGTGACCGAGCCCTTCGATCTGCGGATGCGCATGGCGTTCTCGATCGGCATCTTCCTTTCGGCGCCGATCTGGATGTGGCAGATCTGGGCTTTCATCATGCCAGGCCTGACCCGCAAGGAGATCAGGTACACCGTCGGGTTCATCGCGGCAGCGCTGCCGCTGTTCTTCGCGGGTTGCTACGTCGGCACGCTCATCGTGCCGCACATCATCGAGCTCATGGCGACGTTCACGCCGGATGGGGCGAACAACCTTTACGCGGCGAAGATGTACTACGACTTCGTCTTCAAGATGATGCTCGTCATCGGCGTCGCCTTCGTGCTCCCGGTCTTCCTCGTGGCCCTGAACTTCGCCGGCATCCTCTCAGGTGCGGCAATCCTCAAGGGCTGGCGGGTGGCCGTGCTCATCGCCACGACCTTCGCAGCCCTCGCGACTCCCGCCGCCGACGTCGTGAGCATGCTGCTCCTCGCGGGCATGCTCGTCGTGCTCTACTTCGCCGCGGCCGGTCTCACCGTCCTGCTGGACAAGCGCCGCCGCAAGCGGCGGATCGCCGAGGGCCTCGAACCGGATCTGCCCGCAGCATGA
- the tatA gene encoding Sec-independent protein translocase subunit TatA — protein sequence MFAGLNGWHLVILLVVILLLFGAAKLPALAKSMGQSARVFKGEMKAMREEDAADTTKKKDAVSDVDPDAPAGPDRTV from the coding sequence ATGTTTGCTGGCCTCAACGGATGGCACCTGGTTATTCTCCTCGTCGTCATCCTTCTCCTCTTCGGCGCGGCGAAGCTGCCGGCGCTGGCCAAGAGCATGGGCCAGTCGGCCCGCGTCTTCAAGGGCGAGATGAAGGCCATGCGCGAGGAAGACGCCGCCGACACCACCAAGAAGAAGGATGCCGTGAGCGACGTCGACCCCGACGCGCCCGCTGGTCCTGATCGCACTGTCTGA
- a CDS encoding helix-turn-helix transcriptional regulator — protein MSTSGAPLLAADRVRLYLTLVPYLLERGQVTLDEAAADFGVTREAMRGMVEKLTVIGLPGDSGYWQLPQEMFDIDWDLLDEHDIIEITNDVALRRVPRLTAREAAALLAGLQMVASVPAVADSGLVTGLMTKLAHGSADAPPDLVVAPAAVTEVQRVVSQALHDGVAVSFRYQAPDAQPTTRTVDPAQIRIDNGQWYLQGWCHLRTAMRTFHLDRVSDARLTDIPITHADAAVPAEFGAGDGPEGEVTVRIPERLVPLIGSFPQEEVGRGGGLVTLRIRMADPRGIKRVAARFGGALEVIDPPLARTTTHDWAAAGLDLYKTPERPPARVD, from the coding sequence ATGAGCACGTCGGGCGCCCCGCTTCTCGCCGCCGATCGCGTGCGGCTCTACCTCACGCTCGTGCCGTATCTGCTCGAGCGCGGGCAGGTCACACTCGACGAGGCCGCAGCCGACTTCGGCGTGACCCGTGAGGCCATGCGCGGCATGGTCGAGAAGCTGACGGTGATCGGTCTGCCAGGTGACTCCGGCTACTGGCAGCTGCCCCAGGAGATGTTCGACATCGACTGGGATCTGCTCGACGAGCACGACATCATCGAGATCACGAACGACGTCGCGCTGCGGCGGGTGCCGCGCCTGACCGCGCGAGAGGCGGCCGCGCTTCTCGCGGGTCTGCAGATGGTCGCCTCCGTGCCGGCTGTCGCGGACTCGGGCCTGGTGACCGGTCTCATGACCAAGCTGGCGCACGGATCGGCGGATGCCCCGCCCGACCTCGTCGTCGCTCCCGCAGCGGTCACCGAGGTGCAGCGCGTGGTGTCGCAGGCGCTGCACGACGGTGTCGCCGTGTCGTTCCGCTATCAGGCCCCAGACGCACAGCCCACCACGCGCACCGTCGATCCGGCTCAGATCCGCATCGACAACGGCCAGTGGTATCTGCAGGGCTGGTGCCATCTGCGCACGGCCATGCGCACGTTCCACCTCGACCGGGTCAGCGACGCCCGCCTCACCGACATCCCGATCACTCACGCCGATGCCGCGGTGCCGGCGGAGTTCGGCGCCGGAGACGGGCCGGAGGGCGAGGTGACCGTGCGGATCCCTGAGCGTCTCGTGCCGCTGATCGGCTCGTTCCCGCAGGAGGAGGTCGGACGCGGGGGCGGGCTCGTCACTCTCCGCATCCGCATGGCCGACCCGCGAGGCATCAAGCGCGTCGCCGCCCGCTTCGGCGGCGCGCTCGAAGTCATCGATCCGCCGCTCGCTCGCACCACCACGCACGACTGGGCGGCGGCGGGACTCGACCTCTACAAGACACCTGAGCGACCACCCGCCCGGGTAGACTGA
- a CDS encoding helix-turn-helix transcriptional regulator gives MATEIGLTKQQIIENVSGYRQRVEAGAKTDALEKMFERDKDELRSLGVPIETIGDPADPHDLREARYRIPQAEYDLPADIEFTPAELAVLRLAGSVWSTESVSMDARSGVRKIRALGIDGDEPIIGFAPRIAARDAAFPALQEGIERNRVVVFEYLKPGEKAPTRRRVRPLAQVEYEARWHLFGIDVDADAERTFLLSRIVSDVKVTGQTFDVALREGAAARALAGLEEFAAAQSALLEVTPGTEAALRLGRRATPRAQGIAVGYVDRHIFADELASYGPEVRVVGPDDLRDAVIQRLQAIAEQHAAADHGGDREDS, from the coding sequence ATGGCCACGGAGATCGGGCTCACCAAGCAGCAGATCATCGAGAACGTCTCCGGTTACCGGCAGCGCGTCGAGGCGGGGGCCAAGACCGATGCGCTGGAGAAGATGTTCGAGCGCGACAAGGACGAGCTGCGCTCGCTCGGTGTCCCGATCGAGACGATCGGCGACCCCGCCGACCCGCACGACCTGCGCGAGGCGCGCTACCGCATTCCGCAGGCCGAGTACGATCTGCCCGCAGACATCGAGTTCACTCCGGCGGAGCTCGCCGTGCTGCGGCTGGCGGGAAGTGTGTGGAGCACCGAGTCGGTGTCGATGGATGCCCGTTCCGGCGTGCGCAAGATCCGCGCGCTCGGAATAGACGGCGACGAGCCGATCATCGGCTTCGCACCGCGCATCGCCGCCCGTGATGCGGCTTTCCCCGCTCTGCAGGAGGGGATCGAACGCAATCGGGTCGTCGTCTTCGAGTACCTCAAGCCCGGCGAGAAGGCACCGACCCGACGACGGGTGCGCCCGCTGGCGCAGGTGGAGTACGAGGCGCGCTGGCACCTGTTCGGGATCGACGTCGACGCCGATGCGGAGCGCACGTTCCTGCTGAGCCGCATCGTCAGCGATGTGAAGGTGACGGGACAGACATTCGACGTCGCTCTGCGCGAGGGCGCGGCGGCTCGCGCGCTGGCCGGGCTCGAGGAGTTCGCGGCCGCGCAGAGCGCGCTGCTCGAGGTCACCCCCGGCACCGAGGCGGCGCTGCGGCTCGGCCGACGTGCCACGCCGCGGGCCCAGGGCATCGCTGTCGGGTACGTCGATCGGCATATCTTCGCCGACGAGCTGGCGTCGTACGGGCCTGAGGTGCGGGTGGTGGGTCCGGATGATCTGCGCGACGCGGTGATCCAGCGCCTTCAGGCCATCGCCGAGCAGCATGCGGCCGCCGATCACGGCGGCGATCGGGAGGACTCATGA
- a CDS encoding tRNA (adenine-N1)-methyltransferase encodes MSAARPSGPFREGDRVQLTGPKGRMHTITLRADGELHTHHGVLRHADLIGQPDGSVATNSSGHDYLALRPLLRDFAMSMPRGAAIVYPKDAAQIVMQADVFPGAVVVEAGVGSGALSLALLRAIGSDGTLTSFERREDFAEVAKANVETFFGETPQTWDVVVGDLAEQLGERHQPGTVDRVVLDMLAPWECIDVVADALTPGGVVICYIATATQLSRVAEYIRGTGLFTDPDASETMVRGWHVEGLAVRPDHRMVAHTGFLLTARRLAPGAVAPEVRRRASKSSYGDEDVELWTPGAVGDRQITDKNLRKRVREAQKAAGGARVAAASREGEQASE; translated from the coding sequence ATGAGCGCCGCACGTCCCAGCGGTCCCTTCCGGGAGGGTGACCGCGTCCAGCTCACCGGCCCGAAGGGTCGCATGCACACCATCACGCTGCGCGCCGACGGCGAGCTGCACACGCATCACGGCGTGCTGCGGCACGCGGATCTGATTGGCCAGCCGGACGGATCCGTGGCGACGAACAGCTCGGGCCACGACTACCTGGCGCTGCGTCCGCTGCTGCGCGACTTCGCGATGTCGATGCCGCGCGGTGCGGCCATCGTGTACCCGAAGGATGCCGCGCAGATCGTCATGCAGGCAGACGTCTTCCCCGGCGCCGTGGTCGTCGAGGCGGGTGTCGGCTCGGGCGCCCTGTCACTCGCGCTGCTTCGCGCGATCGGCTCCGACGGCACGCTCACCTCGTTCGAGCGCCGCGAGGACTTCGCCGAGGTGGCGAAGGCGAACGTCGAGACGTTCTTCGGCGAGACACCCCAGACGTGGGATGTCGTGGTCGGCGATCTGGCCGAGCAGCTGGGCGAGCGGCATCAGCCAGGCACTGTCGACCGAGTGGTGCTCGACATGCTCGCACCCTGGGAGTGCATCGACGTCGTCGCCGATGCACTCACCCCTGGCGGCGTGGTGATCTGCTACATCGCCACCGCTACGCAGCTGTCGCGGGTCGCGGAGTACATCCGAGGCACCGGTCTGTTCACCGACCCGGATGCATCCGAGACCATGGTGCGCGGCTGGCACGTCGAGGGGCTCGCCGTGCGCCCCGACCATCGCATGGTCGCTCACACCGGTTTCCTGCTCACCGCTCGTCGTCTCGCGCCGGGGGCCGTGGCTCCTGAGGTTCGTCGCCGCGCATCGAAGTCGAGCTACGGCGACGAGGACGTCGAGCTGTGGACACCTGGCGCGGTCGGCGACCGGCAGATCACCGACAAGAACCTGCGCAAGCGCGTGCGCGAGGCGCAGAAGGCCGCCGGCGGCGCGCGGGTCGCCGCGGCGTCGCGCGAGGGCGAGCAGGCATCCGAATAG
- a CDS encoding HAD family hydrolase, whose product MSRKPAAVLWDMDGTVVNTEPYWMSVETELVESYGGTWTHDDAMQLVGNGLLESGRVLQQAGVDLEPEQIVELMTDRVAERLRTQGVPFRPGARELLADLRAEGIPTALVTMSLRRMALDVVDQIDFAAFDLIVAGDEVERPKPFPDPYLAAAAQLGIDIADAVVIEDSPTGVASGAASGAVTLGVPHIVPLDGCGADELWPTLAGRTTADLADLHTRFAKEGAR is encoded by the coding sequence ATGAGCAGAAAGCCCGCCGCCGTCCTGTGGGACATGGACGGAACCGTCGTCAACACCGAGCCCTACTGGATGTCCGTAGAGACGGAGCTGGTCGAGTCGTACGGCGGCACATGGACGCATGACGACGCGATGCAGCTGGTCGGCAACGGTCTGCTCGAGAGCGGACGGGTGCTGCAGCAGGCGGGCGTCGACCTCGAACCCGAGCAGATCGTCGAGCTGATGACCGATCGCGTCGCCGAGCGGCTGCGCACGCAGGGAGTGCCGTTCCGGCCCGGGGCGCGCGAGCTGCTCGCGGACCTCCGCGCCGAGGGCATCCCGACCGCTCTGGTGACCATGTCGCTGCGCCGTATGGCCCTCGACGTCGTCGACCAGATCGACTTCGCAGCCTTCGACCTCATCGTCGCAGGCGACGAGGTCGAGCGCCCCAAGCCATTCCCCGACCCGTACCTGGCCGCCGCGGCCCAGCTCGGCATCGACATCGCCGACGCCGTCGTGATCGAGGACTCGCCGACGGGTGTAGCCTCCGGCGCGGCATCCGGTGCAGTCACGCTCGGCGTGCCGCACATCGTGCCGCTCGACGGCTGCGGCGCCGACGAGCTGTGGCCCACCCTGGCAGGCCGCACGACCGCCGATCTCGCCGACCTGCACACCCGCTTCGCGAAGGAGGGCGCCCGATGA
- a CDS encoding PAC2 family protein codes for MDVLGSRIIVAAFDGWNDAGEAASGAIGALRAAGEYEQVHAVDPELYFDYQYTRPSTRMNADGGRELQWPEASLWRPTRPAESGPELWLLTGSEPARAWQAFVNEFLDVALRDDITGLVTIGAMLSDVPHTRPISVFASSQDERVREVHGLDRSSYEGPVGILSVFDQFFSQVEIPSASLWASVPHYVATASPSPKATLALLDRLEELTGVGPAREHLRTEAAAWEASIDAAAAEDEDMAEYIRQLERTRDTWDSPDASGDAIAQAFERYLRRRGDGFDKR; via the coding sequence ATGGACGTCCTCGGCTCTCGCATCATCGTCGCCGCATTCGACGGCTGGAACGACGCCGGCGAGGCGGCGAGCGGTGCCATCGGCGCCCTTCGCGCCGCCGGCGAGTACGAGCAGGTGCACGCGGTGGATCCCGAGCTGTACTTCGACTACCAGTACACCCGCCCCTCGACGCGGATGAACGCCGACGGAGGGCGCGAGCTGCAGTGGCCGGAGGCCTCGCTGTGGCGCCCCACCCGCCCTGCAGAGAGCGGGCCCGAGCTCTGGCTGCTGACCGGCTCGGAGCCGGCGCGCGCATGGCAGGCGTTCGTGAACGAGTTCCTGGATGTCGCCCTCCGCGACGACATCACCGGCCTGGTCACGATCGGGGCGATGCTCTCGGACGTTCCGCACACCCGGCCGATCTCGGTCTTCGCCTCGAGTCAGGATGAGCGCGTGCGTGAGGTGCACGGGCTCGACAGATCCAGCTACGAGGGCCCCGTCGGCATCCTCAGCGTGTTCGACCAGTTCTTCAGTCAGGTCGAGATCCCCTCGGCCAGCCTCTGGGCCAGCGTGCCCCACTACGTCGCCACAGCCTCCCCGTCGCCCAAGGCGACGCTGGCGCTGCTCGACCGCCTCGAGGAGCTGACCGGCGTGGGCCCTGCCCGCGAGCACCTGCGCACCGAGGCGGCAGCCTGGGAGGCGTCGATCGACGCGGCGGCCGCCGAGGACGAGGACATGGCCGAGTACATCCGGCAGCTCGAGCGCACCAGGGACACCTGGGATTCACCTGATGCGTCGGGGGATGCCATCGCGCAGGCGTTCGAGCGCTATCTGCGCCGCCGCGGCGACGGCTTCGACAAGCGCTGA
- a CDS encoding undecaprenyl-diphosphate phosphatase, with protein sequence MNLLEALILGIVQGLTEFLPISSSAHLRIVGTFLPSGEDPGAAFTAITQIGTEAAVVVFFWRDIVRIIAQWFRSLTGKAPRNDPDARMGWLIILGSIPIVVLGLLFQDSIETVFRSLWIVAIMLIVFGVLLGIADHVGAKRRRLGELTYGHGAAFGFAQALALVPGVSRSGGTITMGLFLGYERAAAARYAFLLAIPAVFGSGFYQLFKHGGDPNQHFGLGETFAATGIAFVVALGVIAFFMNWISKRSFLPFVIYRVLLGVVIIVLLATGVVPAV encoded by the coding sequence ATGAACCTGCTCGAAGCGCTCATCCTCGGCATCGTGCAGGGACTCACGGAGTTCCTGCCCATCTCCTCCAGCGCCCACCTGCGCATCGTCGGCACTTTCCTGCCGTCCGGCGAGGATCCGGGCGCCGCGTTCACCGCGATCACCCAGATCGGCACCGAGGCAGCGGTCGTCGTGTTCTTCTGGCGCGACATCGTACGCATCATCGCGCAGTGGTTCCGCTCACTCACCGGCAAGGCACCGCGCAACGATCCGGACGCGCGCATGGGCTGGCTGATCATCCTCGGCAGCATCCCGATCGTGGTGCTCGGGCTGCTGTTCCAGGACTCGATCGAGACGGTGTTCCGCTCGCTGTGGATCGTCGCGATCATGCTCATCGTCTTCGGCGTGCTGCTCGGCATCGCCGACCACGTGGGAGCGAAGCGACGTCGACTCGGTGAGCTCACCTACGGGCACGGCGCCGCGTTCGGATTCGCGCAGGCGCTCGCCCTCGTGCCCGGCGTCTCCCGGTCGGGCGGCACGATCACGATGGGTCTCTTCCTCGGCTACGAGCGTGCGGCGGCCGCCCGGTACGCGTTCCTGCTCGCGATCCCTGCGGTCTTCGGCAGCGGCTTCTACCAGCTGTTCAAGCACGGGGGAGACCCGAACCAGCACTTCGGGCTCGGTGAGACCTTCGCCGCCACCGGTATCGCGTTCGTCGTCGCGCTCGGGGTGATCGCGTTCTTCATGAACTGGATCTCGAAGCGCAGCTTCCTGCCCTTCGTGATCTACCGGGTGCTGCTCGGCGTCGTGATCATCGTGCTGCTCGCGACCGGCGTCGTTCCCGCCGTCTGA